A genomic segment from Spinacia oleracea cultivar Varoflay chromosome 3, BTI_SOV_V1, whole genome shotgun sequence encodes:
- the LOC130470223 gene encoding protein FAR1-RELATED SEQUENCE 5-like encodes MAWVDLNESVPDLNENVPESSQYRLITDGQEVIVNPPSVGMCFTTGHEFFEFCQLYAFKEGFEMFIKSNKLKKEYKESGVSKSGVGKYEAKPHMMELIRLKCKKGGVKKGVGSNVTGCKMNIYGVSRDGLFTILTCDLQHNHPLNPDCSRLMVNYRCIDGTTFKRAMINDMGGVSISKNFGTHLIEKGGYENITFNNRDLRNAINVERRSSRFSAADAAGLDAYFKAQRDLHPEFYSSIQVDDDGVFTNAFWSDARSRGTCKYFGDVITFDTTFACNRYRIPFAPFIGVNHHGKSIIFAAALISHENTPSFVWVFEEFLKCMGKAPLGILTDQDKAICRAIELVFPGVRHRLCLWHMLQNASKNLGSLSDWKKIDTLIRTAIHDLIDPDEFDEAWCHVMDEYGLRGPGWMKDAYDNRRQWAPAYNRGKFWAGMSSTQRSEGMNRFFKTHVNLDCGLVLFIHNYEYCMRIKA; translated from the exons ATGGCTTGGGTAGACCTAAACGAAAGTGTCCCTGATCTGAATGAAAATGTTCCTGAAAGCTCACAATATAGATTAATAACTGATGGACAAGAAGTTATCGTTAACCCCCCTAGTGTAGGGATGTGTTTTACAACGGGCCATGAGTTTTTCGAATTTTGTCAGTTGTATGCCTTCAAAGAAGGATTTGAGATGTTTATCAAAAGTAATAAGCTGAAAAAAGAGTACAAAGAAAGCGGAGTATCTAAGTCTGGTGTGGGAAAGTATGAGGCAAAGCCTCATATGATGGAACTTATTAGATTAAAATGCAAGAAGGGAGGGGTGAAAAAAGGTGTTGGGTCTAATGTGACCGGTTGTAAGATGAATATTTACGGTGTAAGTAGAGATGGGCTATTTACTATATTGACTTGTGACTTGCAACACAATCATCCTTTAAATCCTGACTGTAGTAGACTGATGGTTAATTATAGATGTATAGACGGTACTACATTTAAGAGGGCGATGATCAATGACATGGGTGGTGTTAGCATAAGTAAGAACTTTGGTACGCATCTAATTGAAAAGGGAGGTTATGAAAATATTACATTTAATAATAGAGACTTGAGGAACGCAATCAACGTCGAACGTCGTTCATCAAGATTTAGTGCTGCGGATGCCGCAGGACTCGATGCTTACTTTAAGGCACAACGTGATTTGCATCCCGAGTTTTATAGCTCAATACAAGTAGATGATGATGGTGTTTTTACGAATGCATTTTGGTCGGATGCACGTAGTAGGGGTACATGCAAATATTTTGGGGATGTTATTACTTTTGATACTACTTTCGCATGCAACCG gtATCGGATTCCATTTGCTCCATTCATTGGTGTAAACCATCATGGCAAATCAATTATATTTGCTGCGGCCTTAATTTCCCATGAAAATACTCCCTCATTTGTTTGGGTATTTGAAGAATTCCTGAAGTGTATGGGGAAGGCACCACTAGGCATCTTAACCGACCAAGACAAAGCAATTTGTAGAGCAATTGAGCTAGTCTTCCCGGGCGTCCGTCACAGACTATGTTTGTGGCACATGCTCCAGAATGCTAGTAAGAACCTAGGTAGTCTCAGTGATTGGAAGAAAATAGACACCCTGATCAGAACTGCAATACATGATCTGATTGATCCAGATGAGTTCGATGAAGCTTGGTGTCATGTGATGGATGAGTACGGTTTAAGGGGTCCTGGGTGGATGAAGGACGCGTATGATAACAGGCGTCAGTGGGCTCCGGCATATAATAGAGGAAAGTTTTGGGCAGGTATGTCTTCTACACAAAGGAGTGAGGGTATGAATAGATTTTTTAAAACTCACGTGAACTTAGATTGTGGTTTAGTTTTGTTCATTCATAATTATGAATATTGTATGAGGATAAAAGCTTAG
- the LOC130469560 gene encoding uncharacterized protein, with amino-acid sequence MVKLASARESRLYGPRLSRNRAEYMNAGLYLFATVILLTGFLAQFSMEPRSGLVLLLIGYFLIAAVNVHDLVAHLAGIDYRLPLMEFDVQLGLVEFAVPVVQILGSLLSFLGILFLLILKLKSVVVAESPPVDQPLIEEDVIPSPLKPSAALGVEIQDITEVVEAIEADFAPASDVPEVAEEKKESADLPFEREKSPDKEMVDLSGPEAAVPEVQKEVPSAGEEEQPEQGLTRKRRHSTLGSTSTSALDRMIHADPCSEAGQLLSELTEVKQLYLQYSREARESAEKIGAEEMKSKFEAADKESKEAELRLCHFVKHRELIQQQADKVPVLRLKLQEKDDYIRKLKQERVDLYTADQCFALTEEKGIGFKLERHALNMLIVGPVLWLIGSVHNSCQIYERVDGHIQILQESVTIPFLLGSLLFVVGAIINTRDQSSWIYHGLLLLGNTWVWLGVFGSLLLFIGGLMNVVKVFKMQQMNGLRLEKLRGGAQEGLVRVREGRVPLITDESLSTRRFQGAEPKKPIAATPYKDVLVSNT; translated from the exons atGGTGAAATTAGCAAGTGCAAGAGAAAGCAGGTTGTACGGGCCAAGACTATCAAGAAATCGGGCAGAATACATGAATGCTGGGCTTTACTTGTTTGCTACGGTTATACTTTTAACGGGCTTTTTAGCCCAATTCTCAATGGAGCCTAGATCTGGGCTTGTCCTTCTTTTAATCGGGTATTTTCTCATCGCCGCCGTGAATGTTCATGATCTGGTGGCTCACCTTGCCGGAATTGATTACCGGTTGCCGTTGATGGAGTTTGATGTTCAGCTTGGTCTTGTTGAGTTTGCTGTTCCTGTTGTTCAGATTTTGGGGTCTCTTTTGTCCTTTTTGGGAATCCTTTTTCTGTTAATTCTG aagttaaagagtgtggtggtcGCTGAATCGCCGCCCGTGGACCAGCCGCTGATCGAGGAAGATGTTATCCCCTCTCCATTGAAGCCATCTGCTGCTTTGGGGGTCgaaatccaggatatcaccgaggtggtggaggcgattgaagccgattTTGCTCCTGCCTCGGATGTCCCTGAGGTAGCTGAGGAGAAGAAGGAGTCTGCTGATCTTCCCTTCGAAAGAGAGAAGAGTCCAGACAAGGAGATGGTAGATCTCTCGGGCCCCGAAGCTGCGGTTCCCGAGGTTCAGAAAGAGGTTCCCTCTGCTggagaggaggagcagcccgagcAAGGTCTGACAAGGAAGAGGCGTCACTCGACTTTGGGTTCTACTTCCACCTCGGCCTTGGATAGGATGATCCATGCTGATCCCTGTTCGGAa GCTGGGCAACTCCTCTCCGAGCTTACGGAAGTCAAGCAGCTATACCTTCAGTATAGTCGCGAGGCTAGAGAGTCTGCTGAGAAGATCGGGGCCGAG GAGATGAAGTCTAAATTTGAAGCGGCCGATAAGGAGAGTAAAGAGGCAGAGTTGAGGCTTTGCCATTTTGTCAAGCATCGGGAGCTGATCCAGCAGCAAGCTGATAAGGTGCCTGTCCTTCGGCTGAAGCTCCAGGAAAAGGACGACTACATTCGGAAGTTAAAGCAAGAGCGAGtcgacctctacactgctgatcagt GTTTTGCGTTAACA GAAGAAAAAGGAATTGGTTTCAAGTTAGAAAGGCATGCCTTGAATATGCTAATTGTTGGACCAGTTTTATGGCTGATAGGCTCGGTACACAATTCTTGTCAAATCTACGAAAGAGTCGATGGTCATATTCAAATATTGCAAGAGAGTGTCACCATTCCCTTTTTATTAGGAAGCTTGTTGTTTGTGGTGGGTGCAATTATCAACACCCGTGATCAATCAAGTTGGATTTACCATGGGCTCTTGCTTCTT GGGAACACATGGGTATGGTTGGGAGTATTCGGGAGCTTATTATTGTTCATAGGAGGATTAATGAATGTGGTGAAGGTGTTTAAGATGCAACAAATGAACGGACTACGTTTAGAGAAACTACGAGGAG